AATCTCGTGAAGGTGGCGCATCGTCATCTTCAGGCGCTCAACCGTGCACTCAACGAGAATATCCAGCTTCGCGTGCGCGACGGTCTCGAGTCGTTGTGCGTGGCGCGAGTGGAATCGACACACGAGTTGCGTGTGCATGGCGTGGTCGGCAACCGTCGCCCGCTGTATGTCGGTGCGTCGGGGCGCGTGCTGCTGGCGTTTGCGTCCGACGACGTTCGCGCGCAGGTGTTGGGCCGCCCGCGCAAGCGTTTCACGGCAGGCACGCTCATCGAGCGCGACGAACTGGCGGCCGAGCTGCTTAACGTGCGTCGTCAGGACTGCGCGGTGAGCTTCGGCGAACTCGCGCCGGAAGCGGTGTCGGTCGCAGTGCCGGTGCGCGACGCGTCTGGCGAAGTGATCGCGTCGCTGTCGGCCTCCGGTCCGTCGTCCCGCATGACGCGCGCGCTGCTGCCGGACATCTCGTCGCGCCTGTCCGCCTGCGCTGCCGAAATCTCCACCGCACTGGGCTATCAGATCCCCGTGCCGGAAGCCCTGTCGGCCTGACGCGGCGCCGTCTCTTCCGATGCGTTCGCCACAACGTCGGCGAACGCATGCAAGGAAGGTATCGAAGCCTTCAACGGCCCGTTGGATGCGGCCTGCCTCGGGATTTGCCCCGATACCTCGCGTGAAATGTCCCCCTTTCACCTGATTTTCTGGAAATCCAGAAAGCTTCTTCGCCTGTTTTCCGGTTTTCCATATAACCGACCATCGGGTTTTCCACGATTTCACTCAATAAAATCAATGGGTTATGCATCTGGCATAAGTATTGCTTTCTAACGCGCGTGCTGCCGCGATGTCTGGAATCCCGACGGGAATCCGGAATGCCGGGCAAGCCGTTCAAATAAGAGAGGAGACCTTATGTTCAAGCAATGTCTTGCCGCCGCAGCGCTGTGCGCGGCTTCGCTACACGCTTTCGCCGACGATCTGGTGCGTCTGGGCAACCTGAAGTTCGCCCACTACGGCGCGGTGTCGTACATGAAGGTGATCGGGCCGAAGTACGGTCTGAAGATCGAAGAGCGTATGTTCGCCAAGGGGGTGGACATCATGCCGGCGATCGTGGCGGGGCAGATCGACGTGTCGGCAAGCGCGCTTGACGCCGCCATCGCCGGTCGTGCGCAGGGGGCGCCGATCTATGCCGTGGCCGGTTTCGCGAAGGGCGGTGTGCGTCTGGTCGCGAAGAAGGGGCTGCCGGTCACCAAGGTGGCCGATCTCAAGGGCAAGAAGGTGGGGGTCGCCCGTGGCGGCGCTCAGGAACTGATTCTGTACGCCGAACTGGCCAAGGCCGGTCTGACGTGGTCGGATCAGCCGGGCAAGGACGTGCAGATCATGTTCATGGCCTTCGCCGATCTGAATCAGGCGCTCGCTGCCGGCAGCATCGACGCGATGTGTCAGTCGGAGCCGCAGGCATCGCAAGCCATCAACAAGGGCTTTGGCGTGGAAGTGCTCAAGCCATACGACACGCCTATCGGCGAGCCGGTGCGCGCGCTCGTGATCACCGAGAAGCTCTACAAAGAGAAGCCGGACGTGGCGCAACGCCTGATGTATGCGTTCGTCGAAGCGACCGATTACTTCATCAAGAACCCGCAAGCGGCCGAGAAGTACGTGCGCGAGGACATGTTCAAGAACCAGATCACGACCCAGGACTTCACGGATGCCATCGGCAACTCGCCGTATAGCTACGACCTGAGCGTCTCGCATGTGCAACTCACGACCGACCTCATGAAGAAGTACGGCGTGGGCAAGCTGCAGGATCCGGTGCCGAAGGCGGAAGACTGGGTCAAGCTCGACCTGCTCGCCAAGGCAAAAACCAAGCTGAACATCAAGTAAGGCGAGGCGAACGGATGGCCGCTGTGCTTGCTTCTTCGGGCGCCTCGCGCACCACGCGTTTGTTGCGTGGTGTGTTGATTCCGCTCGCGGTCGTGGTGATCTGGCAGATCGTCACGGGCCTCGAGTGGATCAACCCGATCATTCTCCCGTCGCCGGTCGCTGTCGTGACCAAGTGGTGGCAATACCTCAAACCGACTGTCACGCTGGCCGAAGGCGTCGGCGCATGGCTGCATTCGAGCGAACTGCTCACCGATGCCGCCAACAGTCTTTATCGCGTCATCATGGGCTTTCTCGTGGGCACCGTGATCGCGCTGCCGCTCGGCCTGCTCATGGGCACGAGCACTCGCGTCTATGGCTTGTTCAATCCGCTGGTGCAGGTCGTGCGTCCGATTCCCCCGATCGCGTACATCCCGCTGGCGATTCTCTGGTTCGGTCTGGGCAACCCGCCGGCGTTCTTCCTGATCGCACTTGGCGCGTTCTTCCCCGTGCTGATGAACACGATCGCGGGGGTGCGTCACGTCGATGGTATTTATCTGCGTGCGGCGCGCAACCTCGGCGCGAGTCAGTTCACGATCTTCCGCCGCGTGATCATGCCGGCGGCCACGCCGTACATCCTGTCGGGCATTCGCATCGGTATCGGTACGGCGTTCATCGTCGTGATCGTGGCCGAGATGATTGCCGTGAACAACGGTCTGGGTTACCGCATTCTGGAAGCGCGCGAGTACATGTGGTCGGACAAGATCATCGCCGGCATGCTGACCATCGGTCTGCTCGGCCTGGTGATCGATCTGGGCATGGATCGTCTCAACAACCACCTGCTCAAGTGGCACCGTGGTCTCGAAACCAAGTGAGGCGAGCGACATGCTGATTGAAATCGATAGCGTCAACAAACAGTTCCCCGTGCCCGGTGGCACGGTCGATGCGCTCAAGAACATCGACCTGAACATCGGCGCCGGCGAGTTCGTCTGCCTGCTGGGCCCGTCGGGTTGCGGCAAGTCGACGCTGCTCAACGCACTCGCCGGTTTCGTACAACCGACCTCGGGTGCCATTCGCATCGATGGCCGTGCAGACGCGGCTGCCGAGCCGGGCCCGGACCGCGGCATGGTGTTTCAGGAGTACGCGCTGTTCCCGTGGATGACGGTGGCGCAGAACATCGCCTTCGGACTGGAAATCAAGGGCATGAAGCGCGCCGAGATCAACGAGCGGGTCGACCTGCTGCTCGGCAAGCTGAACCTGCGCGAGTTTCGCGACCGGTTCCCGCGCGATCTGTCGGGCGGCATGCGTCAGCGCGTGGCAATTGCGCGTGTGCTCGCGCTCGACAGCCCGATCATGCTCATGGACGAGCCGTTCGGTGCGCTCGACGCCCTCACGCGCCGCACCTTGCAGGACGAGCTGCTGCGGATTTGGGAGGAATTCAAGAAGACGATCATTTTCGTCACACACAGCATCGAGGAGTCGATCTATCTGGCCGACCGGGTCGTCGTCATGACGTACCGGCCGGGCACGGTCAAGCGAGACGTGGTCATTGAACTACCCCGTCCGCGCGACACGGCAGGCAGCGAATTCAATGAATTGAAGAAGGAGCTGGCCCAGATGGTGATGGAGGAGCAAATGCGCTTCGCGCAAAGCGAGATTCGCGGGGTCACCGCGGATTGATAACAAGGGCGGTGGCTTGCCCCGCCGCCTGAAGAGGAAACAACATGCAAACCCAGACCAAAAAACCCTTTTACCGCATCCTGTACGTGCAGGTGCTGATCGCCATCGTCATCGGCGTGCTGCTCGGGCATTTCAAGCCCGACCTCGCCGTTCAGATGAAGCCGCTCGGCGATGCGTTCATCAAGCTGATCAAGATGATCATCGGCCCGGTGATCTTCTGTACGGTGGTGACCGGTATCGCCGGCATGGAAGATATGAAGAAGGTCGGCCGCGTTGGCGGCAAGGCCCTCATCTACTTCGAAGTCGTCTCGACGCTGGCGCTGATCATCGGCCTGTTCGCGACGCACATCCTGAAGCCGGGTGCCGGGTTCAACGTCGATATCGCCACGCTCGATCCGAAGGCGATCGCGGGCTATGCCGAAAAGGCTGCCCATGGCGACACGTTCGTCGACTTCCTGTTGCACCTGATCCCGAACACGATTACCGATGCGTTCGCCAAGGGCGAGATCCTGCAGATCCTCGTGATCGCGATTCTGTTCGGTGCCGCATTGGGCATGATCGGTGAGCGTGGCCGCGTGGTGACGGGCTGGATCGACAGCGTCTCGGGCGTGCTCTTCCGCGTGGTGCACATCATCACCAAGGTCGCCCCGCTGGGTGCCTTCGGTGCCATGGCGTTCACGATCGGCAAGTACGGTATCGCCTCGCTGGTGCCGCTTGCCAAGCTCATGGGCACGTTCTACCTGACGTCGTTCCTGTTCGTGATCGTCGTGCTGGGTCTGATTGCCAAGTTCACGGGTTTCTCGATCTTCCGCTTCCTCGCCTACATCAAGGAAGAGCTGCTGATCGTGTTGGGTACCAGCTCGTCGGAAGCCGCGCTGCCGCACCTGATGGAAAAGATGGAGAAGGCCGGTTGCTCGAAGTCGGTGGTGGGTCTGGTGATCCCGACCGGTTACT
This window of the Pandoraea fibrosis genome carries:
- a CDS encoding IclR family transcriptional regulator — its product is MDYTVASVDTALSLLSLVGECPGLGVTELAQRAGLNKSRAFRLLATLEQHRWVVREGSPVTYVLGAQALVLGVAGHEQVNLVKVAHRHLQALNRALNENIQLRVRDGLESLCVARVESTHELRVHGVVGNRRPLYVGASGRVLLAFASDDVRAQVLGRPRKRFTAGTLIERDELAAELLNVRRQDCAVSFGELAPEAVSVAVPVRDASGEVIASLSASGPSSRMTRALLPDISSRLSACAAEISTALGYQIPVPEALSA
- a CDS encoding ABC transporter substrate-binding protein, with product MFKQCLAAAALCAASLHAFADDLVRLGNLKFAHYGAVSYMKVIGPKYGLKIEERMFAKGVDIMPAIVAGQIDVSASALDAAIAGRAQGAPIYAVAGFAKGGVRLVAKKGLPVTKVADLKGKKVGVARGGAQELILYAELAKAGLTWSDQPGKDVQIMFMAFADLNQALAAGSIDAMCQSEPQASQAINKGFGVEVLKPYDTPIGEPVRALVITEKLYKEKPDVAQRLMYAFVEATDYFIKNPQAAEKYVREDMFKNQITTQDFTDAIGNSPYSYDLSVSHVQLTTDLMKKYGVGKLQDPVPKAEDWVKLDLLAKAKTKLNIK
- a CDS encoding ABC transporter permease codes for the protein MAAVLASSGASRTTRLLRGVLIPLAVVVIWQIVTGLEWINPIILPSPVAVVTKWWQYLKPTVTLAEGVGAWLHSSELLTDAANSLYRVIMGFLVGTVIALPLGLLMGTSTRVYGLFNPLVQVVRPIPPIAYIPLAILWFGLGNPPAFFLIALGAFFPVLMNTIAGVRHVDGIYLRAARNLGASQFTIFRRVIMPAATPYILSGIRIGIGTAFIVVIVAEMIAVNNGLGYRILEAREYMWSDKIIAGMLTIGLLGLVIDLGMDRLNNHLLKWHRGLETK
- a CDS encoding ABC transporter ATP-binding protein — its product is MLIEIDSVNKQFPVPGGTVDALKNIDLNIGAGEFVCLLGPSGCGKSTLLNALAGFVQPTSGAIRIDGRADAAAEPGPDRGMVFQEYALFPWMTVAQNIAFGLEIKGMKRAEINERVDLLLGKLNLREFRDRFPRDLSGGMRQRVAIARVLALDSPIMLMDEPFGALDALTRRTLQDELLRIWEEFKKTIIFVTHSIEESIYLADRVVVMTYRPGTVKRDVVIELPRPRDTAGSEFNELKKELAQMVMEEQMRFAQSEIRGVTAD
- a CDS encoding dicarboxylate/amino acid:cation symporter; the protein is MQTQTKKPFYRILYVQVLIAIVIGVLLGHFKPDLAVQMKPLGDAFIKLIKMIIGPVIFCTVVTGIAGMEDMKKVGRVGGKALIYFEVVSTLALIIGLFATHILKPGAGFNVDIATLDPKAIAGYAEKAAHGDTFVDFLLHLIPNTITDAFAKGEILQILVIAILFGAALGMIGERGRVVTGWIDSVSGVLFRVVHIITKVAPLGAFGAMAFTIGKYGIASLVPLAKLMGTFYLTSFLFVIVVLGLIAKFTGFSIFRFLAYIKEELLIVLGTSSSEAALPHLMEKMEKAGCSKSVVGLVIPTGYSFNLDGTNIYMTMAVLFIAQATNIDLTWGQQLTLLAVAMLTSKGASGVTGAGFITLAATLAVIPTIPVAGMVLILGIDRFMSECRALTNICGNGVATIVVSAWEKELDRKKLAQALSGKQAPELA